The Candidatus Nitrosotenuis cloacae genome contains a region encoding:
- a CDS encoding DoxX family protein gives MSLTQSIAKSEMRFDVAYLGIKAAVGTIFVAYGLQKFDPVWRELLIGFGLPPELQIPIALAETIGGIALIIGVLTRVTGAIFGIILVDAIFHIRWEKGFFIAQGGWDYDLALLAMVALIMVVGAGRISISSHMKRLPSLLR, from the coding sequence ATGAGTTTGACTCAAAGCATTGCAAAAAGCGAGATGCGATTTGATGTTGCATACTTGGGAATCAAGGCAGCAGTTGGAACGATATTTGTCGCATACGGCCTGCAAAAGTTCGACCCAGTGTGGCGCGAGCTGCTAATTGGCTTTGGCTTGCCCCCAGAACTGCAGATTCCAATTGCGCTTGCAGAGACAATAGGCGGGATTGCACTGATTATAGGTGTACTCACCAGAGTGACTGGCGCAATATTTGGAATAATCCTAGTCGACGCCATATTCCACATAAGGTGGGAAAAAGGGTTCTTCATAGCGCAGGGCGGCTGGGACTATGACTTGGCACTGCTTGCCATGGTGGCACTAATCATGGTAGTTGGTGCTGGACGAATCTCAATATCATCACACATGAAGAGGCTTCCAAGCCTTCTTCGGTGA